A region of the Vigna unguiculata cultivar IT97K-499-35 chromosome 9, ASM411807v1, whole genome shotgun sequence genome:
CTCCACTGTCGtgcttctcgcctgggcgagaatccGCTATTTCAGTAAGGCCagcttctcgcctgagcgagtttgCGAATGTGTGCTATGTTTTCTTGACTGTTTGGATGATTTGTTGCATGTATTGTTTAGATTATTCCTCCTAAATATGATGTACGTGAATATGCTTGGGTGTTTGGACTTTATGAACGAAATTGGCATGCTTGGTATGAGATTGATCATGGGTTTGTGGTTTCGTGATGTTTTAACATGAAAATTGGATGAATGACCAAAAAGAGGTGGGAAttgtatgagaaacatgattcTGATTGTGAGTTAGGCGTAATTCCAtaagtctcgtggggagacttcatggtggcgtgtagtgtatatattaagataaggattcaagtaaggaccgcatcccgaaactctaaagagtcagtgagtctcaagtagagcaaactgacccaagtggtgagagtagcgggaggccctagtctatggcaggataatggccctagacgtttaaaggctaaccttgtgcgtggtagggtgaaacccattggtaatggctctgcagagcagtagaggccaccacaagtgcaagcgtccagtgaatccgatcttagtatatttatccggataattgagtcatagtgtcctgcttGTTTGCTATAACTTGATGTTATGTGCCTGTTGTGTTGCATGTTAAGGAATATTTAAGTACTTGTCCTTGGTATCAtgataagattaaattatactagcttacccttgcattttctgtttgtgttcctgttgtgttttctcttttgcgatgatcacccttggtgggagcagatggaggaAATTCTGGGAGTAGGCCCGGTGGTAGCAGTGGTGCAGCTTAGGGGATCTGTCTGTGTGATTCTCAGGATCAGTCTATGGCCCTAAGTGCCTTTTTGTAATCTCATGCTCTAGAGGAGCATCGCCTTTTGTAAAACTGTTAACTTTCTCTTAGGTTGTTTATGGCATGGTGGTATGCCTAAATTTGTTTTCACAATATACTTCTGGATGACTGTAACAGTTGCCTTTTCTACGTTTATGTTCCTCTCAGTGCTTTTCGTTACTAtaattttgtgatgttttatttaataatttaatctattGAGAATGGGTTGTCAcattttatggtatcagagccttccTTCCTAAGTGTCTGTGGGCTATGTGGTTGTTTAGCTTTCGTTGTGTCTTTCTTGTCGTGTTTAGATGAGTTTCCAATCTAACCGAGTTCTGATGGTTCTTGTTGTGTGTCCAGTGTTATGGCACCCCCGCGTATCGCTCCTCCTCCACCCCCTCAGGGCGATGGGCAAGATCTGGCTAGGGCGATCGAGGCAATGACTGCGGCTCTGACTCAGCAAAGTAATGCTATGATGCAACAGCACGAGACGGCGATGCAACGCCAGGAAGCCTCTCTTGAGCAGCAGAACTtcatgatgcagcagatggaagctGCTAGGCAGGCTGCTGAGGACGCTTAGAGGCAGCATGTGGATGCTCTCCGTCAGTTAGGGGAGAATGCTGTTGGTGCTCAGATGCATGGTCCTCATCCCCAACCTCCACCCCCTGAATGGAGTTTGGAGGACTTCTTGAAGCACCACCCCgccaagtttgatggcaagacGAGTCCCGACCAGGTGGACCAGTGGATGAAGGATATGGAGCGCATCTTTGATGCCAAAAGGTGCCCCGATGAGAGCAGGCTTGCTTTCACTGTCTACATGCTCATAGGAGAGGCTGAGCATTGGTGGGCCAGCATGAGACTGGTGATGGAAGAGAAGCATGAGGATGTCACCTGGGAGGCCTTCAAGAGGAGGTTTCTTTCAGAGTTTTTCCCTGATAGCGTGAGGTACgctaaggaggtggagttcctccagctGACGCAGGGGAACAAATCAGTAGTAGAGTAAGCCGAGAGGTTCAAGCATCTGGGGCGTTTCTACACCATGccgctcgatgaggagtggtGCTGCAGGAAGTTTGAAAATGGTCTCAGAGGAGACCTTCGGTTGATGGTGGCCCCgctgtccatcaaggactttgcggcCTTGGTGGAAAAGGCCAGGGTCATGGAGCGTATGAAGGTAGAGGTGGAAGCCCAACAACAACCACAACAGAAAGTTagcggaccatctgggtccaggccaCGAGTTGAAGAGAAGAGGAAGCCATATGCTAGACCTCACCCACAGCCACAGGGGTCTAGAGGTTTTTCTTCCCCGCCCAGCAGGATCTAGTGTCATCATTGCGGGGGGCCGCATGGGAAGAATTTCTGCCCGCAGCTATCAGGTTTTCGCATGTGCAACCATTGTGGCAGGGAGGGCCACTTTGGTAGAGATTGTCCTACTCTGAGGAGGACAGTGGCACGACCCTCACCACAGACTCCGAGCCAGACTTCGGGGCAGTCTCAGCAGAGGAAGGGAGGCGGCAGGCCTCAGGCTACAGGTAGGGTTTTTGCGATGACCGGGTCAGAGGCAacaggttcaggtaaccttgtgattggttgttgtgtgatatCTGGCAAGTCTTGTTGCGTGCTttttgattctggagcgacacactcatttGTGTCAGAGTCTTGTATGCGAaagttgggtctgccggtgtgtgaGCTACCGTTTGACCTCGTGGTATCTACCCCGGCGTCTGGGTTGGTTAGGACTTCCTCTGTGTGTGCTAGATGTCCAGTTGAGGTAGAGGGGCGCGTATACATAGTCAATCTCATATGCCTCCCTCTGCAAGGACTTgatgtgatcttgggaatggattggctctctgccaatcatGTTCTCATAAACTGTCGGGAGAAGAAGCTGTTGTTCTccaactcagaggagcctgagttgttgtCTTCTCATGGGGTTATGAAGGAAATCTAGGGTGGCGCACAGTGCTTTATGGTCTTTGCCAGGATAGAGGTTGAGAAGGAAGAGAGGATCACCGCGATACCTGTGGTCAGGGAATTTGAGGATGTGTTCCCGAAGAGGTACCAGGTCTGCCTCCGAGGAGAGAAGTTGAGTTCTccatagacttggtaccaggagCTGGCCCCGTGTCGATAGCTCCTTACTGCATGGCCCCAGCGTAGTTGGTGGAGTtaaagaaacagatagaagGACTGCTAGAGAAACAGTTTATACGACTGAGTGCTTCGCCGTGGGGAGCGCCTGTCTTGTTGGTAAAAAAGAAGGATGGCAGCTCAAGGttgtgtgtggactataggCAGCTGAACAAGCTGACTATCAAAAATAAGTATCCTTTGCCAagaatagatgatttgatggatcaactACATGGGGCGTCGGTGTTCTCCAtagggatggcaaaatgggCCTGGCCCGATGGGCCGGCCCGCCAGCCCGACTGAAAAAGTATGGGCCGGGCCACGAATTTCAGCCCGCCAGCCCATGACAGCCCGGCCCGTCAAGCCCGCTGGCCCGTCGGGCCAGCccgcgggccaaaacgggccagcccgcggGCCGTAAGACAAAAATAGGCggaaaaagtaaattaatattttattttctttgggtatttttaatttttattttcatgttggTGTTTGAAATGCAAAGATAAAACGGTAAAGGCATTGGGTtctgcacacacacacactctcacTTGACAATTCACAATTTCAAATGTTTCCTTTTGTGTTGACTTTTTACTGTTGTAACTT
Encoded here:
- the LOC114162916 gene encoding uncharacterized protein LOC114162916, with the protein product MPLDEEWCCRKFENGLRGDLRLMVAPLSIKDFAALVEKARVMERMKVEVEAQQQPQQKVSGPSGSRPRVEEKRKPYARPHPQPQGEGHFGRDCPTLRRTVARPSPQTPSQTSGQSQQRKGGGRPQATGRVFAMTGSEATGSGNLVIGCCVISGKSCCVLFDSGATHSFVSESCMRKLGLPVCELPFDLVVSTPASGLVRTSSVCARCPVEVEGRVYIVNLICLPLQGLDVILGMDWLSANHVLINCREKKLLFSNSEEPELLSSHGVMKEI